A genomic segment from Limosilactobacillus sp. encodes:
- a CDS encoding CidA/LrgA family protein: protein MDKKDKKPEASNIYVQMGIFAAILFVSQLISDLFPASFVVPTPLIGMVLLYILLATHIVKLHQVEKFGTFMIGLIAFLFVPSGIQLAAHLDIMRREGIQDVCVIVIATIILLIVIAYTGALVMGIHHKITGNKDKD from the coding sequence ATGGACAAGAAGGATAAAAAGCCAGAAGCTTCCAACATTTATGTTCAAATGGGAATCTTCGCTGCTATTCTGTTTGTTTCTCAACTGATCTCTGATCTGTTTCCAGCAAGCTTCGTCGTACCAACTCCTTTGATTGGTATGGTTCTGCTGTACATTCTGTTGGCTACTCACATCGTAAAGCTGCACCAAGTTGAAAAGTTTGGTACCTTTATGATCGGTCTTATTGCATTCCTGTTCGTTCCATCAGGAATCCAGTTGGCTGCCCACCTCGACATCATGCGTCGTGAAGGTATCCAGGATGTCTGCGTTATCGTTATCGCTACCATCATCCTGCTGATCGTCATTGCCTACACTGGTGCTCTGGTTATGGGTATTCACCACAAGATCACTGGCAACAAGGACAAAGACTAA
- a CDS encoding LytR/AlgR family response regulator transcription factor codes for MKVLIVDDEPLAREELHYLVEQNPQVDAIYEAEGVDAARKIVASQHPQLMFLDIQLTDGSGMALAESLKDLPNRPYIVFATAYDQYALDAFDADAIDYLLKPFSQDRVNDAIKRVQKIITAVPRQTTQASSIQENPRLSLTNDERTIIVQKTAILYIQAQGGETVVYAVGGHQIASKQTLTNLLKQLNPAQFIRVHRSFAVNLNMVSEFEPSFNHTYELTLKDGSKVPVSRSYVADVKKALGLQ; via the coding sequence ATGAAGGTGTTAATTGTCGATGATGAGCCACTGGCACGCGAGGAGCTGCATTACCTGGTGGAACAGAACCCGCAGGTCGACGCGATCTATGAGGCGGAGGGGGTCGACGCGGCGCGCAAGATCGTCGCCAGTCAACACCCCCAGCTGATGTTCTTGGACATCCAACTGACAGATGGCAGTGGGATGGCACTGGCAGAAAGCCTCAAGGACCTGCCTAACCGCCCCTACATCGTCTTCGCAACCGCCTATGACCAGTACGCTCTCGACGCCTTTGATGCCGATGCCATCGACTACCTGCTGAAGCCCTTCTCCCAGGACCGGGTCAATGACGCCATCAAGCGGGTCCAAAAGATTATCACTGCGGTGCCGCGCCAGACGACCCAGGCATCGAGCATCCAGGAGAACCCGCGCCTGTCCCTGACTAACGATGAGCGGACGATCATTGTTCAGAAGACCGCGATCCTATACATCCAGGCCCAGGGTGGTGAAACCGTGGTTTACGCGGTTGGGGGTCACCAGATCGCCAGCAAGCAGACGCTGACGAACCTGTTGAAGCAGCTCAACCCGGCCCAGTTTATCCGAGTTCACCGGAGCTTCGCGGTCAATCTCAACATGGTCAGCGAGTTCGAACCCAGCTTTAATCACACCTACGAGTTAACCTTAAAGGATGGCAGCAAGGTGCCGGTCAGCCGGTCCTACGTTGCCGACGTAAAAAAAGCACTCGGATTGCAATAA
- a CDS encoding sensor histidine kinase — MFYLTILMIERVGFIVMLAFLLVNIRAFRRLLFSDSWLAKVQLTFIFAIFALIANFTGIEIDPSNQVHNKIFLTAIAPDYSIVNARILAVSVAGIIGGPWVGGSVGLIAGMHRVILGGMAPEAWFYVPSSALIGLLSGYLYNDRRNPMTVMTPWHGFLVGLIMETIQMIFVFLFSPTGWTLVHYIALPMILINSIGTSIFLSIIAMYLRQEEDTRATQTHSVLQLTKETLPFLRNGLNMTSAQQVVEAIRRYTNFDAVSITDRQTILAHVGAGSDHHVPGKMMLTNLSEIVIKSGQVHVARTKEEIGCTHPDCPLEAAVVVPLRIKDRVIGTLKMYYTQSWRLTPVEIQLGTGLGEIFANQIALGQAEIQAKLVRDAEIKSLQAQVNPHFFFNAINTISAMMRIDAEKARQLLLQLSTYFRSNLVGARSTQITLAQEREQVNAYLTLEQTRFPGRYLVNFNSEVDDNVLLPPFTIQVLVENALKHAFGQRRHGNVVNVNLKQKGDRLLIAVADNGTGIDPNILAKLGQTAVPSAHGTGTALQNLNQRLIGLYDKSSQLDFATGKNGTTVTISIPLTTKGESQS, encoded by the coding sequence TGCTAATTTCACCGGGATCGAAATTGATCCATCCAACCAGGTGCACAATAAGATTTTCCTGACGGCGATTGCCCCGGACTACTCCATCGTCAACGCCCGGATTCTGGCCGTCTCGGTTGCTGGGATTATCGGCGGGCCCTGGGTCGGGGGTAGCGTCGGCCTGATTGCCGGGATGCACCGGGTGATCCTCGGGGGCATGGCACCCGAGGCCTGGTTCTACGTTCCCAGTTCGGCCCTGATCGGTCTTTTGTCCGGCTACCTCTATAACGACCGGCGCAACCCGATGACGGTGATGACGCCCTGGCACGGTTTTCTGGTCGGCCTGATCATGGAAACGATTCAGATGATCTTTGTCTTCCTCTTTAGCCCGACCGGCTGGACCCTGGTGCACTACATTGCCCTGCCGATGATTCTGATCAACTCAATCGGGACCTCGATCTTCCTGTCGATCATTGCCATGTACCTGCGCCAGGAGGAGGACACCCGGGCGACGCAGACTCACTCGGTCCTTCAATTGACCAAGGAGACCCTGCCCTTCCTGCGCAACGGCCTTAACATGACCTCGGCCCAGCAGGTGGTCGAAGCAATCCGGCGGTACACGAACTTTGACGCCGTCAGCATTACCGACCGCCAGACGATCCTGGCCCACGTCGGCGCTGGCAGCGATCACCATGTTCCGGGCAAAATGATGCTGACCAACTTGTCGGAGATCGTCATCAAGAGCGGCCAGGTTCACGTTGCCCGAACGAAGGAAGAGATTGGCTGCACCCATCCGGACTGCCCGCTGGAGGCGGCGGTCGTGGTCCCGTTGCGGATCAAGGATCGGGTCATCGGAACGCTTAAGATGTACTATACCCAGTCCTGGCGCCTGACCCCGGTTGAAATTCAATTGGGGACCGGACTAGGTGAAATCTTTGCCAACCAGATCGCCCTCGGCCAGGCCGAAATACAGGCTAAGCTGGTTCGAGATGCCGAAATCAAATCGCTGCAGGCCCAGGTCAATCCGCATTTCTTCTTCAATGCGATCAACACGATCAGCGCTATGATGCGGATCGATGCCGAAAAGGCTCGCCAGCTCCTGCTCCAGCTCTCGACCTATTTCCGGTCCAACCTGGTGGGGGCCCGGTCGACCCAGATCACCCTGGCCCAGGAACGTGAACAGGTGAATGCTTACCTAACGCTGGAACAGACCCGTTTTCCCGGCCGTTACCTGGTGAACTTCAACAGTGAGGTCGACGACAACGTCCTCCTGCCGCCTTTCACCATCCAAGTGCTGGTGGAAAACGCCCTGAAGCACGCCTTTGGTCAGCGGCGACACGGTAACGTCGTCAACGTCAATCTTAAGCAGAAGGGAGACCGGTTGCTGATCGCGGTGGCCGATAACGGGACGGGGATTGACCCCAATATTTTGGCCAAGCTCGGTCAGACCGCCGTTCCGTCCGCCCACGGCACCGGGACCGCTCTACAGAACCTCAACCAGCGGCTGATCGGTCTGTACGATAAGAGCAGCCAGCTGGACTTTGCGACCGGCAAAAACGGCACAACGGTTACTATTTCTATTCCGCTCACAACGAAAGGGGAGTCACAATCATGA